The proteins below come from a single Benincasa hispida cultivar B227 chromosome 4, ASM972705v1, whole genome shotgun sequence genomic window:
- the LOC120075500 gene encoding long-chain-fatty-acid--AMP ligase FadD26-like, whose amino-acid sequence MLYENFDPLFPDQPVVDRYLPVWASLPAFRSKPAFIWSEDGTAGSLNDGSFLTYQQLHDSVQFISDQLLRQLRRRDTVAVLCSAGLELVQLIYGCQRAGLVSVPISPPDPFLENENCHHLARALSQTKPRAAIAHQSYIYTIFRYLSSSPTDEKLALLLQSVQWISMDSLKQPDKKAEVNQDKHQPILYHSSSYYGCNPKEPYLIQYTSGATAIPKPVVVTAGAAAHNVRVARKAYNLNPNDVIVSWLPQYHDCGLMFLLLSVITGATCVLTSPMSFVTNPIRWLHLITAFKATCTPVPSFTLPLVLKRVKDETPSSKGLDLRSLRNLILINEPIYRAAVEEFVDEFKAVGLDPGCVSPSYGLAENCTFVSTAWSGGRRWWFPAMPNYRKLLPSGRLRDGLCTEIKVVVVNGETGEVVEDGVEGEIWVSSPSNASGYLGHPSLTKKTFHSKINNKSSPNFIRTGDRGVIRGADRFLFVIGRCSDLIKFNNTQQEIHPHYIESTAYNNSSAYLRGGCIAAVKISETIAVVAEMQRDDKNDAELLRKICEEIRKAVSIEEGTELGLVVLVKRGNIPKTTSGKVKRWAVKEKLAGGGLGVLMAIGFEKNCEVLQREEELRTRPALLSLL is encoded by the exons ATGTTGTACGAGAATTTTGATCCCTTATTCCCGGACCAGCCGGTGGTCGACCGGTATCTCCCGGTTTGGGCTAGCCTTCCGGCGTTCCGGTCGAAGCCGGCGTTCATCTGGTCAGAAGACGGCACCGCCGGAAGCCTGAATGACGGCTCATTTCTAACATACCAGCAACTTCACGATTCCGTTCAGTTCATCTCCGATCAATTGCTCCGGCAGCTGCGGCGGCGCGACACGGTGGCTGTATTATGCTCGGCGGGGCTGGAGCTTGTCCAGCTCATTTATGGGTGTCAAAGAGCTGGCCTAGTGAGTGTCCCAATTAGCCCGCCCGACCCTTTTCTCGAGAATGAAAATTGTCACCATCTCGCTAGAGCTCTCTCGCAGACCAAGCCTAGAGCCGCCATAGCTCACCAATCTTACATCTATACCATTTTTCG GTACCTCTCCTCGTCCCCGACCGACGAGAAGCTGGCTTTGTTGTTGCAGAGCGTGCAATGGATTTCAATGGACAGTTTAAAACAACCCGACAAGAAAGCAGAGGTCAATCAAGACAAACACCAACCCATTCTTTATCATTCTTCCTCTTACTACGGCTGTAATCCAAAGGAGCCTTATCTGATTCAATACACCTCAGGCGCCACCGCAATTCCCAAGCCGGTGGTGGTTACCGCCGGCGCCGCGGCCCACAACGTCCGTGTGGCTAGAAAAGCCTACAACTTAAACCCAAACGACGTCATCGTTTCATGGCTCCCACAATACCACGACTGTGGCCTCATGTTCCTTCTTTTAAGCGTCATAACTGGCGCCACCTGTGTGCTAACCTCACCCATGTCTTTCGTCACCAACCCAATCAGGTGGCTCCACCTCATCACCGCTTTCAAAGCCACGTGCACTCCCGTGCCGTCTTTCACTCTCCCACTCGTACTCAAGCGGGTGAAGGATGAAACACCCTCTAGTAAGGGTTTGGATTTGCGGAGCTTGAGGAATTTGATCTTGATTAATGAGCCGATTTACCGGGCGGCGGTCGAGGAGTTTGTGGATGAGTTTAAGGCGGTTGGGTTGGACCCGGGTTGCGTTTCTCCGTCGTATGGTTTGGCGGAGAATTGCACTTTTGTTTCGACGGCGTGGAGCGGTGGCCGGAGGTGGTGGTTTCCGGCGATGCCGAATTACCGGAAGTTGTTGCCTAGTGGGAGGTTGAGGGATGGATTGTGTACGGAGATTAAGGTGGTGGTTGTTAACGGCGAAACTGGGGAGGTGGTTGAGGACGGCGTTGAAGGAGAGATTTGGGTCTCGTCGCCTAGTAATGCCTCAg GTTACCTTGGCCATCCATCTCTAACCAAAAAGACATTCCACagtaaaatcaacaacaaatcaAGCCCTAATTTCATCCGCACCGGTGACAGAGGAGTAATTAGAGGCGCCGACAGGTTCCTCTTCGTCATCGGACGGTGTTCAGACCTCATCAAATTCAACAACACCCAACAAGAAATCCACCCTCATTACATCGAATCCACAGCTTACAACAATTCCTCCGCCTATCTTCGAGGCGGCTGCATCGCCGCCGTCAAAATATCGGAGACAATCGCCGTCGTTGCCGAGATGCAGAGAGACGACAAAAACGACGCCGAACTGCTGAGAAAAATTTGCGAAGAGATTCGAAAAGCAGTGTCGATTGAAGAGGGAACTGAATTAGGGCTTGTAGTTTTGGTGAAAAGGGGAAACATCCCCAAAACGACGTCGGGGAAAGTGAAGAGATGGGCGGTGAAGGAGAAGCTTGCCGGCGGCGGATTGGGGGTTTTGATGGCCATcggatttgaaaaaaattgtgaGGTTTTACAGAGAGAAGAAGAGTTGCGAACTCGTCCTGCCCTGCTCTCTCTGCTTTAA
- the LOC120075110 gene encoding LOW QUALITY PROTEIN: zinc-finger homeodomain protein 2 (The sequence of the model RefSeq protein was modified relative to this genomic sequence to represent the inferred CDS: inserted 9 bases in 9 codons; substituted 2 bases at 2 genomic stop codons), with the protein MVLEFTRMDMREQEKEVIMPGASSGGAGAYGHIFGETSSERRIDSIHNGSHHHIQTDHHNGENVGXGGGGGGGGGGGXGNFSAGGRSKVRGAVSGVRYRECLKNHAASVXGNIYDGCGEFMPSGEDGTXEALKCAACECHRNFHRKEIDVESQLNISPNYRRGLMLNHLQXPPPLPXPSALHGHHKFSMALNLHSSPTAPIIAPMNXAFAGGGGNESSSEDXTFSVXCEVMPPSSFSLSXKRFRTKFTQEQKDRMLEFAEKVXWRIQKQDDNEEVERFCTEVGVKRQVLKVWMHNNKNTVKKQNENHEPEIAGTGAGAGIMNES; encoded by the exons AT GGTTTTGGAATTTACTCGTATGGATATGAGAGAACAAGAGAAGGAAGTAATAATGCCTGGAGCTTCTTCCGGTGGCGCCGGTGCTTATGGTCATATTTTTGGGGAAACTTCCTCAGAAAGGAGAATAGACTCGATTCATAACGGCTCTCATCACCATATCCAAACCGACCACCACAATGGCGAGAATGTTG gcggcggcggcggcggggGTGGTGGAGGTGGAG GAGGTAATTTTTCCGCTGGCGGTAGATCCAAGGTACGGGGGGCGGTTTCTGGAGTTAGGTATCGTGAATGTTTGAAGAATCACGCGGCGAGCG GGGGGAATATTTACGACGGATGTGGAGAGTTTATGCCGAGTGGTGAAGACGGAA TAGAGGCACTGAAATGCGCTGCTTGTGAATGTCACCGGAACTTCCACCGGAAAGAAATCGACGTTGAGAGTCAATTGAATATTAGTCCTAATTACAGAAGAGGTCTAATGCTTAACCATCTCC CTCCTCCACCATTGC TCCCTTCCGCTCTCCATGGTCACCATAAATTCTCCATGGCATTGAACCTTCATTCCAGTCCTACTGCTCCAATCATCGCTCCGATGA TCGCCTTCGCCGGTGGCGGCGGAAACGAGTCTTCTAGTGAAGATTAAACGTTTTCAGTCTAATGCGAGGTCATGCCGCCGTCTTCCTTCTCCTTGT AAAAGCGTTTCCGTACAAAGTTCACACAGGAGCAAAAGGATCGAATGCTTGAGTTTGCAGAGAAAG GATGGAGGATTCAGAAACAAGACGATAATGAAGAAGTGGAAAGATTCTGTACGGAAGTCGGAGTGAAACGTCAAGTTCTTAAAGTCTGGATGCATAACAACAAGAACACTGTGAAGAAGCAGAACGAAAATCACGAACCTGAAATCGCCGGTACCGGCGCCGGTGCCGGCATTATGAATGAATCGTAA